In Paenibacillus sp. G2S3, a single window of DNA contains:
- a CDS encoding extracellular solute-binding protein yields the protein MRKSLSKVMKPVLALSLFGTILAGCGGGSNDGASSSNSGSSTNSTTGTVKLKGIMLKHPLTQELSKMEWLTKVEEQVGVDIEWQEISADWDQKKGALLAGGDIPDILIGPNVITDADFAQFTGLFQDLTELISTGGPNVQQMFTEKPETKLIATQLDGKIYGLPKYQRFWPDTVSRQYINKQWLDNLGLKEPTNWDELYNVLLAFKEKDANGDGDINDEIPMDFAPVGTTGFGYFQPQILLGSLGITLTDSSGQGYFTEGGQIKNYFVDDRYKQFVEFMNKCWQAGLINPEAFTQDYSKFQSVARGSGDKAKVGFSWGWEVTDRFGNTLAPQYESIAPLKVSADSNIKMSYDYDGYSLNFGGNMVVMSAKSKNKEAAMKFINELYNPTVSMQVLFGSLGTNIKDNGDGSYAVLPPADSQMDPGTWKWTSTWADNGPTFISDSLKLTLGTDMQSVGKQTEPLQAVLSAIDKDKDILPSMFIKYNPEDNNAMVLVNTNMINLAMSKFSQWVTKGGIDKEWDSYVSNIKQMGLDNNLSTMQKYYDDYKSKK from the coding sequence ATGAGGAAATCTTTGTCAAAGGTAATGAAGCCCGTATTAGCACTTAGCCTATTTGGAACAATTCTTGCGGGGTGTGGAGGCGGGAGTAATGATGGTGCCTCTTCTTCTAATTCAGGTTCGTCAACGAATTCTACAACCGGTACAGTAAAACTAAAAGGGATCATGCTAAAACATCCTCTTACGCAAGAGTTATCCAAAATGGAATGGTTGACCAAGGTTGAGGAGCAAGTGGGTGTAGATATTGAGTGGCAAGAAATTTCAGCAGACTGGGATCAGAAAAAAGGCGCTTTGTTAGCCGGAGGAGATATTCCGGATATTCTTATAGGACCGAATGTGATCACGGATGCTGATTTTGCCCAGTTCACCGGACTCTTTCAGGATTTAACTGAGCTGATTTCAACAGGTGGTCCTAACGTTCAACAGATGTTTACAGAAAAGCCGGAGACCAAATTAATCGCTACACAGCTGGATGGCAAAATATACGGTTTACCGAAATATCAACGCTTCTGGCCGGATACGGTAAGTCGGCAATATATCAATAAACAATGGCTAGACAATCTGGGTCTCAAGGAGCCGACCAATTGGGATGAATTGTATAATGTGCTCCTGGCGTTCAAAGAGAAGGATGCCAATGGAGACGGTGATATAAATGATGAAATTCCTATGGATTTTGCTCCGGTGGGGACGACGGGATTTGGTTATTTTCAGCCACAAATATTGCTTGGCAGTTTAGGTATTACATTAACGGATAGTAGTGGTCAAGGATATTTCACCGAGGGTGGCCAGATTAAAAATTACTTTGTGGATGATCGATACAAGCAGTTTGTGGAATTCATGAATAAGTGCTGGCAGGCAGGCTTAATTAACCCGGAAGCCTTCACTCAGGATTATTCCAAATTCCAATCGGTTGCGCGCGGCAGCGGGGACAAAGCGAAGGTCGGCTTCTCATGGGGTTGGGAAGTAACGGATCGATTCGGCAACACCTTGGCTCCGCAATATGAGTCGATTGCTCCTCTGAAAGTATCGGCTGATTCGAATATCAAGATGTCCTATGACTATGACGGATACTCACTGAATTTCGGCGGCAATATGGTCGTCATGTCTGCTAAATCCAAGAATAAAGAAGCAGCAATGAAATTTATCAATGAGCTGTATAATCCTACAGTTAGTATGCAGGTGTTATTCGGATCGCTTGGCACGAACATTAAAGATAATGGAGATGGAAGCTACGCGGTCCTGCCGCCTGCTGACAGCCAAATGGACCCAGGCACATGGAAGTGGACATCCACTTGGGCGGATAATGGACCTACATTTATCTCCGATTCATTGAAACTGACACTTGGAACCGATATGCAATCTGTTGGCAAACAGACAGAGCCGCTGCAGGCGGTCCTCAGTGCGATTGACAAGGATAAAGATATTTTACCAAGCATGTTCATTAAATATAACCCGGAAGACAACAATGCCATGGTGTTAGTGAATACAAATATGATTAATCTGGCGATGTCTAAGTTCTCGCAGTGGGTGACTAAAGGTGGAATTGACAAGGAATGGGACTCCTATGTGAGTAACATTAAGCAGATGGGACTGGATAACAACTTGTCCACTATGCAGAAATACTATGATGATTACAAAAGTAAGAAATAA